From the genome of Glycine max cultivar Williams 82 chromosome 2, Glycine_max_v4.0, whole genome shotgun sequence, one region includes:
- the LOC100814100 gene encoding uncharacterized protein: MKQFFFLFMERKRTTPTSISFFFLLSICTPIFFSRTTTTASGIPCLDTRCPMFARAGRDFQELKEKNGQGLVFGGKMEVSSMGWHRRLLGGPGSSPPRCTSKCGRCTPCRPVHVPVPPGTPVTAEYYPEAWRCKCGNKLYMP, translated from the exons ATGAAgcaatttttcttcttgttcatgGAGAGGAAGAGAACCACCCCTACTAGtatctccttctttttcttgctCTCAATTTGCACACCCATCTTCTTCAGTAGAACTACTACTACTGCCTCTGGCATTCCATGTTTAG ATACTCGGTGTCCCATGTTTGCCAGAGCTGGTAGAGACTTTCAG GAACTCAAGGAGAAAAAtgggcaaggcttggtctttggAGGTAAAATGGAGGTCTCATCAATGGGCTGGCACAGGAGACTTCTAGGTGGGCCTGGGTCATCGCCGCCACGGTGCACCTCCAAGTGTGGCAGATGTACACCCTGCAGGCCGGTTCATGTGCCGGTGCCGCCGGGGACGCCGGTTACTGCCGAGTACTACCCGGAGGCATGGAGATGCAAGTGTGGCAACAAGTTGTACATGCCATGA